GCCGATGAGGAGCGCGGACACCGGCTGGACGAAGCCGGAGGCGGGGGTGATCGTTCCCAGCCCCGCGATGCAGCCCGTCGCCGCCCCGAGGACCGTCGGCTTGCCCCGGTGCGCCCACTCGGTGAACATCCAGGACAGCGTCCCCGCGGCCGCCGCGGCGTGCGTGGAAAGGAACGCCCGGACGGAAAGCCCGTCGGCCGCGAGGGCGGAGCCGGCGTTGAACCCGAACCAGCCGAACCAGAGCATCCCCGCGCCGAGGACCGTCATCGGCAGGTTGTGGGGCGCCATGTTCTCCGTCCCGAATCCCTTCCGCTTCCCGACGACGAGGGCGGCGGCGAGGGCGCTGATCCCGGCCGTCAGGTGGACGACCGCGCCTCCCGCGAAATCGAGCGCTCCCAGCTTCCGCAGCCATCCCCCCGCCCCCCAGATCCAGTGCGCGACGGGGTTGTAGACCAGGAGGGACCACAGCAGGCAGAACACGAGGTATCCCGAGAAGCGGAACCGCTCCGCGAACGCCCCGGAGATCAGGGCGGGCGTGATGACGGCGAACATCATCTGGTAGATCGCGAACGCCTGGTGGGGGACCGTGGCCGCGTAGGTCCCGTTCGGCTCGATGCCGACCCCTCCGAGGGCGAACCAGGAAAGGTCGCCGATGACGCCGCCTACGTCGGGGCCGAACGCCATGCTGTACCCGACGAGGATCCACTCGACGCTGATCAGGCCGATGACGATGAAGGACTGCATGACGGTGCCGAGGATGTTC
The sequence above is drawn from the Thermodesulfobacteriota bacterium genome and encodes:
- a CDS encoding ammonium transporter, whose protein sequence is MNNGDTAWLLVSSALVMLMTPALALFYGGMVRQKNILGTVMQSFIVIGLISVEWILVGYSMAFGPDVGGVIGDLSWFALGGVGIEPNGTYAATVPHQAFAIYQMMFAVITPALISGAFAERFRFSGYLVFCLLWSLLVYNPVAHWIWGAGGWLRKLGALDFAGGAVVHLTAGISALAAALVVGKRKGFGTENMAPHNLPMTVLGAGMLWFGWFGFNAGSALAADGLSVRAFLSTHAAAAAGTLSWMFTEWAHRGKPTVLGAATGCIAGLGTITPASGFVQPVSALLIGAAAGAVCYGAVMVKGRVGLDDSLDVVGVHCVGGMLGMLATGLLATVAVNPAGADGLLYGNPKLLETQFLAVGVVAAYSFCVSYGLLVLLDKTMGIRVDPEHELVGLDLSQHGEAGYNA